The nucleotide window ACCGGCGACAGCCGCCCCCTGGGCCTGAACGACGTCGAGGACATCCTCACCCGCGGCGGCACCATCCTGCGATCCTCGCGCACCAACCCGTACAAGGTCGACGGCGGCGTCGACAAGATCAAGCAGGTCCTCGCCGACCAGGGCGTCGACGCGCTGATCGCGATCGGCGGCGAGGACACCCTCGGCGTCGCGAAGCGGCTGACGGACGACGGCGTCGGCGTCGTCGGTGTCCCCAAGACGATCGACAACGACCTGGGCGCCACCGACTACACCTTCGGCTTCGACACCGCGGTCTCCATCGCGACCGAGGCGATCGACCGGCTGCACACCACGGCCGAGTCGCACCACCGCGCCCTCGTCGTCGAGGTCATGGGCCGGCACGCCGGCTGGATCGCGCTGCACTCCGGCCTGGCCGGCGGCGCGAGCGTCATCCTGGTGCCGGAGAAGCACTTCAACGTCGACCAGGTCGTCTCCTGGGTCGAGCGCCGCTTCGAGAAGGAGTTCGCGCCGATCATCGTCGTCGCCGAGGGCGCGCTGCCCGAGGGCGGCGAGGAGAAGCTGCTCACCGGCGAGAAGGACGCCTTCGGGCACGTCCGCCTCGGCGGCATCGGCACCTGGCTGGCCGACGAGATCGCGAACCGCACCGGCAAGGAGTCCCGCGCGGTGGTCCTGGGCCACGTCCAGCGCGGCGGCACGCCGACGGCCTACGACCGCGTCCTGGCCACCCGCTTCGGCCTCAACGCGGTCGACGCGGTCGCGGACGGCGACTTCGGCGTCATGGTCGCCCTCAAGGGCACGGACATCGTCCGCGTGAAGCTGTCCGAGGCGACGGCCGAGCTGAAGACGGTCCCGGTCGAGCGCTACCAGGAAGCCGAAGTCTTCTTCGGCTGAGTCCCGACGTCGAAGGGCCGCCCCCCAGGGGCGGCCCTTCGCGCGTTCAGGGCCGCTGCCGCACCGCGTCGACGATGCCCTGGCTCACCACCACCCCGAACATGCCGGAGCCGAGGTAGGTGAAGGTGACCGGGTCGAACAGGAATTCGTCCTGGTTGCCGATCCCGTGCTCGGTGCTGCTGTGCCAGGTGATGCCGAGAACGGCCCGGCCGGTGGCGTCCTTCGCGTCGGTGCGGGCGACCAGGCCCGGCATCTTCGCGACGGCTTCGTAGAGCGCGGCCCGCACCGCCGGGCGCAGGTAACCCCCGGCCAGGTCGACGACCTCGTTGCCGAGGTCGTGCAGGGTGTCGCCTTCGCCGTAGGTGCTCTTGTG belongs to Amycolatopsis tolypomycina and includes:
- a CDS encoding 6-phosphofructokinase encodes the protein MRVGVLTGGGDCPGLNAVIRAVVRKGIEVHGWDFVGFRNGWNGPLTGDSRPLGLNDVEDILTRGGTILRSSRTNPYKVDGGVDKIKQVLADQGVDALIAIGGEDTLGVAKRLTDDGVGVVGVPKTIDNDLGATDYTFGFDTAVSIATEAIDRLHTTAESHHRALVVEVMGRHAGWIALHSGLAGGASVILVPEKHFNVDQVVSWVERRFEKEFAPIIVVAEGALPEGGEEKLLTGEKDAFGHVRLGGIGTWLADEIANRTGKESRAVVLGHVQRGGTPTAYDRVLATRFGLNAVDAVADGDFGVMVALKGTDIVRVKLSEATAELKTVPVERYQEAEVFFG